Within Conexibacter woesei DSM 14684, the genomic segment GTACGCCTCGATCTCTTCCATGAAGGACCAGCCGTGGGTCCCGCCCTCTTCGATCAGCGCGCGGATTCTCCGTGTGGCGACCGTGGGGAAGTCGAACTGCCGGATCTCACTTCCGTCGGTCATGTCAGGCGGCATCACCCAGTTGAGGATCGGGTTGTCCTGCCCGCTTCTCCCGACGACGTCGACCCACGTGGAGCTGTCGTCGCTCCAGTACTGGACCCGCGTTCTCCCGAGCGTGCGTCGGTCTGTGGGATAGCTCGAATACAACGCGGGGCCGCGGAGGACGATCCGGTTGAGCGATCTCGGCGAGCTCCACTTGATTCCGGCCCAGTCCGGCCAGCTGAACCCGGTGCCGTCCATCCAGTAGGTACGGCCGAGGTGGGTCTGACGTCTCCCGTCGTTCAGCTTGGCGATGGACGCGAGGCTGCTGTACTCCGACGATGCGATAGCTGTCCCCGCATTGGTGCCGAGCGCGAGGTTCTCGTTGCTGGGCGTAGCGCAGTCGGCCGCATACGCTTCGAGCTCGTCGAGCCAGGACCAGCCGTCGGTGGAGCCGTCCTCGATGACCGCGCGGATCTTGGTCGTCGTGACGGGAGCGATGTGAAACATGCGAGTCTCGGTGCCGTCGGCTCTGCCGATCGGGCCGGTCCAGTCGAGGATCGGGTTGCTCTGGCCGCTTCTGCCGACGACGTCGACCCATGTCGAGGTCGTTGCGTCCCAGTACTGGATGCGGGTTCTTCTGAGCGTGATCTCACCGGTCGGGAACCCGGCCTGGGCCAGCGGGATGCGCGCCACGACTCTGTTGATCGTCAGTGGCTGCGCCCAGGCGACCTGGACCCAGTCGGGCCACACGCCGTTGGTGTCGTCGTTCCAGTAGCCCTTCGTGGCTCCCGACTCGACCTGGCCGTTGTTCACGCCGGTGACGGGGTACAGGCCGCTCGAATGTGTGGATGAAGCGGAGGCGATCCCGTCCAGTCCTCTGTTCGAGCATTGAGACGCCGGCGGGTCGCAGCCACCGCGATCGTAGGCCTCGATCTCGTCGAGAGACGAGTAGCCACCGGTCAGGACCGTCGGACCCTCTTCGATCTGCACGCGGATTCTCGTGGTGGTGATCGACGCGAAGTCGAACTGCTTGATCTCCGCTCCGTCTTCAGCATGCGTCGGGCCGGTCCAGGCAAGGATCGGGTTGTCCTGACCGCTTCTCCCGACGATGTCGACCCACGTCGACGTGGCGTCGTCCCAGTACTGCACCCGCGTTCTGTCGAGTGTGCGTTCTGCGACCGTCTTGTTCGGGGTGAAGACCAGGCCGCGGACCACGATCTGGTCGAGTCTCGTCGGTGAGCTCCACTCGATCGCGGCCCAGTCCGGCCAGATGAAACGCGTGCCGTCGCTCCAGTGGCGGTCGATGGAGGTCTCACGTGTCCCGTTGTTGAGCGCGGTCGCAGGCCAGCCGCTGTACTCGGACGAGGCACTCGCAACCCCGCCATTCGCGACCAGCGCAAGGTTTCTGCATTCGGCCGCCATGCTCGGTGCGGCGTGCAAAAGCAGCACCGCGAAGGCGGCCAGGATGATCCGGCGCATGAAGCTCCCCCTGTTGGAGTCAGGCGCGCCTGTCTTGGCGCGTCGGCGCGATCGTAGCCAATCGCTTTGGACCCTTCCAGGGGGCGTCCAGAGGGCTCTGGACGTGCTAGCACGTTCAGACGCGACTCAACGCCGAGGCGATCGACGCGGGTCGGGTACACCCCTGCAATGACGAAGATCCCCACGCTCACGCTCAACGACGGCACCGAGATCCCGCAGCTCGGCTTCGGCGTCTTCCAGGTCCCGCCGCAGGAGACGGCGCAGGCGGTCGCGCAGGCGCTCGAAGCCGGCTACCGCCACATCGATACGGCCGCCGCGTATCGCAACGAGGAGGGCGTCGGCGAGGCGGTCGCAGCCTCCGGCATCCCGCGCGAGGCGCTGTTCGTCACGACGAAGCTGTGGAACGCCGACCAGGGCTACGACGAGGCGCTGCGGGCCTTCGACGCGAGCGCGAGACGGCTCCGCCTCGACGTCGTCGACCTCTACCTGATCCACTGGCCGACGCCGGCGCGCGACCGCTACGTCCCGAGCTGGAGAGCGTTCGAACGTCTGCAGGCCGACGGCCGCGTGCGCTCGATCGGCGTCTCGAACTTCCAGCCCGCGCACCTGCGCCGCCTCTTCGACGAGGGCGAGGTCGTCCCCGCGATCAACCAGGTCGAGCTGCATCCGTACCTCCAGCAGCCCGAGCTGCGCGCCTTCCACGCCGAGCACGAGATCGCGACCGAGGCGTGGAGCCCGCTCGCGCAGGGCGCGGTCCTCGACGACCCCGCGATCGTCGCGATCGCCCAGGCACACGGGAAGACGCCCGCGCAGGTCGTGCTGCGCTGGCACCTCCAGCTCGGCAACGTCGTGATCCCGAAGTCGGTCACGCCCGCCCGCATCGCCGAGAACCTCGACGTCTTCGACTTCGCGCTGAGCGACGAGCAGCTGGCCGCGATCGCGGCGCTGGACCGCGGCGAGCGGACCGGCCCGGACCCCGACACGATGGAGATCGCCTGAGCGCGGCGGCACCGGCGGCCTGAGCCGCTAGCGTTCCGCGCGCTCATGCGCGTCTGGATCGACCTCACCAACTCGCCGCACGTCGTCGTCATGCGGCCCGTGATCGAGCTGCTGCGCGCTGACGGCCACGAGGTCCACGTGACCGCGCGCGACTTCGCGCAGACGCTGCAGCTGTGCGAGCGCTTCGGGATCGACCACACCGCGATCGGCCACCACCGCGGCGGGAAGCTGTCCGCCAAGGGCCTCGGGCTCGCGCAGCGCTCCGGCGCGCTCGTCCGCTGGGCGCGCAGACGCGGCGGCCGCGCCGGCTTCGACCTCGCGCTCGGCCACGGCTCCAACGACGTGACCGTCGCCGCCGCGCTGCTGCGGATCCCCTGCTCGACGACGTTCGACTACGAGTGGGCGACCGTCCAGCACAACGTCAACTGCCGCCTTGCGCAGGCGGTCGTCGTCCCGGACGCGATCCCGCCGGAGCGCTTCGCGCGCTACGGCGCCGTCGGCAAGCTGCAGCGCTACCCGGGCCTGAAGGAGGAGTACTACCTCGCCGACTTCGAGCCCGACCCGGCGATCCTCGGCGAGCTCGGGCTCGACCCCGCCGAGCCGATCGTCGTCGTCCGCACGCCGCCGTCGGTCTCGCTCTACCACCGCTTCGAGCACGACACCTTCGGCGCCGTGCTGGAGCGGCTGCGCGAGCAGGGGACGCAGGCAGTCGTGCTGCCGCGTACGCCCGAGCAGCGCGAGCAGCTGCGCGAGGTCGGCGGCTTCATCCTGCCCGAGCGCGCGATCGACGCGCAGTCGCTGATCGCCTTCGCCGACCTGATGGTCTCCGCCGGCGGCACGATGAACCGCGAGGCGGTCGCGCTCGGCACCCCCGTCTTCACCAGCTTCGAGGGCAGACTCGGCGCGGTCGACGAGCGCCTGATCGGCGAGGGCCGTCTGCGCCGCCTGACCGACCCCGACGAGGTCGTCGTCGTCAAGCGCCCAGGCGCCGCCGACGGCTCCGCGCCGGACCGGATCCGGCGCGATCCGCGCGACTTCCTGCGCCTGCTCGCCGCCCCCGTCGGCGGGCTCTGAGCGGCCCGTCGCACCGCTGCTCGGGCGCCACGCGCAAGCGTCCTCTCGCGGCCCGGGTGCCCATATCCCTACAATCCCGCCGATGCGCCGGTGGTATCGCTCCGGAGCGATCCCGGTCCACCGCCACTCGCTGATCCAGCTCGTAGTGGACGGTGCGCTGGTCGCCCTCGCCTACGTGCTCGCCTTCCAGCTGCGGTTCGACAGCGGCATCCCGCGTCGCTACGAGCTGCTGCGCGACGACACGATCTGGTGGATCGTCCCCGTCTGTCTCGTCGTCTTCGTCCTCTTCGGCCTCTACCAGCGGCTGTGGACCTACGTCGGCCAGCGCGACTACGAGGCGGTCGTCAAGGCCGTGCTCGTCTCGGCGGTGCTCGTCGTCGGCGCGATCGCGCTGATCCACCCGGTCCAGGTCGAGACCCACAACGGCGTCTCGGTCGCGGTCGGCATGCCGACCGGCGTCGCGGCGATGTGGCTGCTGCTGATGGGCGTCTCGATGGCGGCGGTCCGCTTCGTCGTCCACCTCGCGTTCGAAGGCCGCAAGCGCGGCCTGAAGGTCGTCAAGGGCGCGCGCGACGTGCTCGTGATCGGCGGCGGCGACGGCGGCCGGCTGCTCGTCCGCGAGCTGGTCCGTAACCCGACCCTGCGGCTGCGGCCGGTCGGCTTCCTCGACGACGACCCGCGCAAGCGCGGCATGAAGGACGAGCACGGGCTGAAGGTGCTCGGCACGACCTCCGACGCCGACCTCGCGCGCGTGCTCGACAACGCCGAGCCGCACGAGGTGATCATCGCGATCCCGTCGGCCCCCGGCACGCTGCGCGCCCGCGTCGTGCGTGCCTGCCGCGACCGCGGCATCCCCGTCCGCACGCTGCCGACCGTCTTCGAGCTGCTGCAGAGCGAGTCCGGCGGCATGCAGGTGATGCGCCAGCTGCGCGAGCTGTCGATCGAGGACATCCTCGGCCGCGAGCCGGTGCGGATGGAGCTGGAGCGGGTCGGCGCCTACCTGACCGGCCAGGTCGTGCTCGTGACCGGCGCCGGTGGCTCGATCGGCAGCGAGCTGTGCCGCCAGATCGCGCGCGTCAACCCGCGCCGGATGGTGCTCGTCGACCACGCCGAGGACAACCTCTTCGAGATCCTGCGCGAGCTGGAGGACGAGCGCCACGTCCGCACCGCGATCCCCGTGCTGGCGGACTGCAAGGAGGAGGAGCGGATGCGCGAGGTGCTGACCGAGCACCGCCCCGCCGTCGTCTTCCACGCCGCCGCGTACAAGCACGTCGGGATGATGGAGCAGAACCCCGTCGAGGCTGTCCGCAACAACGCGCTCGCGACCCGGCTCGTCGCCCGCATCGCCGGCGAGGCCGGCGTCAGAACCTTCGTCCTCGTCTCGACCGACAAGGCCGTCAAGCCCGCGACCGTGATGGGCGCCTCGAAGGCGCTCGCGGAGTGGGCGGTCGAGGCGGCCGCGACGCGGCATCCCGGCACCCGCTACGCGACCGTCCGCTTCGGCAACGTGCTCGGCTCCTCCGGCTCGGTCGTGCCGATCTTCCGCCGCCAGATCGCCGCGGGCGGCCCGGTCACGATCACCGATCCGCGCATGCAGCGCTGGTTCATGACGATCCCGGAGGCGGTCCAGCTGATCATCCGCTCCGGCTCGCTGTCGGATCGCAGCGGCGACGTCTTCGTGCTGGAGATGGGCGAGCCGGTCAAGATCGTCGATCTCGCGCGCGACATGATCCGGCTCTCCGGCCTGGAGCCCGAGCAGGACATCGCTATCGAGGTGATCGGCCCGCGTCCGGGCGAGAAGTTCCACGAGGAGCTGTTCAACCCGTACGAGCGGCCGCAGCCGACGCCGGCCGAGAAGATCCTCCGCGCCGAGCGCGCGCGGCTCGACCAGGCGTGGGTCGAGGGGACGTTCGGCGAGATCAACCTGCTGGTGCTCGAAGGCGACGCCGCAGGGCTCGCCGCGAAGGTCGCCGAGCTCGCGGCGATGCGAACCGCTCCGGGGCCCCAGGTACCCTCGTGAGGTCACCGCGCGCCGCCGGGAACGGCGACATGCCCGCGAGCGGCGTCTACACTGCCCCGGCTCTCACATGCTGACGTACGCACTCTCCGTAAGAAACTTCGTCGAGGACATCGGCGCATACGCCGGCTTCGCGGCCGTCGTGGCGCTGGCGCTGTTCGCGCTGCTGCTGTTCGCCCAGGCCCGCGAGCTGAAGCGGCTGCGCGACTGGGGCGGCCAGGCGCACGACCGCATCGGCGAGCTGGAGCGCAGCGTCGCCGCCGCGCTCGACCTCGCGCGCCGCGCGCAGTCGCAGCAGCGCAGCCAGGCGCAGGGCAC encodes:
- a CDS encoding DUF354 domain-containing protein, whose product is MRVWIDLTNSPHVVVMRPVIELLRADGHEVHVTARDFAQTLQLCERFGIDHTAIGHHRGGKLSAKGLGLAQRSGALVRWARRRGGRAGFDLALGHGSNDVTVAAALLRIPCSTTFDYEWATVQHNVNCRLAQAVVVPDAIPPERFARYGAVGKLQRYPGLKEEYYLADFEPDPAILGELGLDPAEPIVVVRTPPSVSLYHRFEHDTFGAVLERLREQGTQAVVLPRTPEQREQLREVGGFILPERAIDAQSLIAFADLMVSAGGTMNREAVALGTPVFTSFEGRLGAVDERLIGEGRLRRLTDPDEVVVVKRPGAADGSAPDRIRRDPRDFLRLLAAPVGGL
- a CDS encoding aldo/keto reductase, coding for MTKIPTLTLNDGTEIPQLGFGVFQVPPQETAQAVAQALEAGYRHIDTAAAYRNEEGVGEAVAASGIPREALFVTTKLWNADQGYDEALRAFDASARRLRLDVVDLYLIHWPTPARDRYVPSWRAFERLQADGRVRSIGVSNFQPAHLRRLFDEGEVVPAINQVELHPYLQQPELRAFHAEHEIATEAWSPLAQGAVLDDPAIVAIAQAHGKTPAQVVLRWHLQLGNVVIPKSVTPARIAENLDVFDFALSDEQLAAIAALDRGERTGPDPDTMEIA
- a CDS encoding polysaccharide biosynthesis protein, which translates into the protein MRRWYRSGAIPVHRHSLIQLVVDGALVALAYVLAFQLRFDSGIPRRYELLRDDTIWWIVPVCLVVFVLFGLYQRLWTYVGQRDYEAVVKAVLVSAVLVVGAIALIHPVQVETHNGVSVAVGMPTGVAAMWLLLMGVSMAAVRFVVHLAFEGRKRGLKVVKGARDVLVIGGGDGGRLLVRELVRNPTLRLRPVGFLDDDPRKRGMKDEHGLKVLGTTSDADLARVLDNAEPHEVIIAIPSAPGTLRARVVRACRDRGIPVRTLPTVFELLQSESGGMQVMRQLRELSIEDILGREPVRMELERVGAYLTGQVVLVTGAGGSIGSELCRQIARVNPRRMVLVDHAEDNLFEILRELEDERHVRTAIPVLADCKEEERMREVLTEHRPAVVFHAAAYKHVGMMEQNPVEAVRNNALATRLVARIAGEAGVRTFVLVSTDKAVKPATVMGASKALAEWAVEAAATRHPGTRYATVRFGNVLGSSGSVVPIFRRQIAAGGPVTITDPRMQRWFMTIPEAVQLIIRSGSLSDRSGDVFVLEMGEPVKIVDLARDMIRLSGLEPEQDIAIEVIGPRPGEKFHEELFNPYERPQPTPAEKILRAERARLDQAWVEGTFGEINLLVLEGDAAGLAAKVAELAAMRTAPGPQVPS